A stretch of DNA from Sander lucioperca isolate FBNREF2018 chromosome 8, SLUC_FBN_1.2, whole genome shotgun sequence:
ggctgcattttcttttttttcttttctttttacatataactatttatgtatgtattttattgttattgatgatgtactgtatgtggtggAATATGCTGCTCTTTGTGTCATTTAATTGCCCCCTGGGGATGAATAAAgtgatttgaattgaattgaattattgtGCACTTATTGTGACACTGACACAGTAACCTGTTCCTCTTAAATCTGCACACATTGTAATGCTTAGCTTTCACTTCTTTTTACCAATGACTGctgatttcttttcttcttattaAACAGTCTCTCAGAGGGatctttgtctttttctgaTCAATCCAATACACATAGGGCTGTCACAACTGGcaaaaaagaacaacacagatggtgcaTAATATGTTCTATAAGTCTTTGGGGATTAGACACTGTCAGTGACTGCCCAGGCACTCCTATGTATGGATATGTGAGCAATCAGTTCATCCAGATGTCAATCATCAGTCCTTATTAGCCAATCCCCAGATGGCATCCCAAAAAGAAATCTATTAGATCGTGATACCATCACGATATTGTGAAGATTTACGTGAtggtgtcacttttttaaactaatatatttaaatgggaagcatctttcgtgatcacagcactaATCTTTCTGCCAGtctggctgcagcagagaagctggatacagctttgctattattggtatttttagcccaataacagctgttttaatcaacatttattcaccagatcttatcatggtttaaaGTTATTTCAAcaagggaagctggattgctttgttgtttattgatatttttaaaactataacactacatctatcaacatttatttagatgttatcatggtatacatttctttattttaatacaattattttggtcttattaccggtTGAAATATTAGAGTAAATAAGATAGAACAGTAGGCTACGATATGAGCTGAGCTGGGCGCATTCGAAGcagatatcccacaatgcaatgtgggTCTTTAACACCAGCAttgcttcaatgtacatatataatcagtggttttgtcaccagcaacaacacgtagCTCAgatttgttccagtaagttatgcatcGTAATAACGGATTCCATAATAATGGAATGAAGCCCATTCACGGCAGACAGCAGAAAAACAGGAGCTGAACATCCCCCCACCCAGCCCGGAAGAACTACAAGTAAACTAGCTTTGTAACAGCTTCTGGACTGCGTCTATAGTGGaagttgtagtttttaaatgtattggtatatttctcataagTAGAAGTTGGTAGAATTTTGGATATACCCTGGTGTTTTTTgggatggggaacacactggtgtcatcagattttaaaaatcaaatcgttaaattgatgaaaatagcttattaccatatttgacagtgcttacATTGGGTAAACTTTGGAGACCATATCTACATGAGAGCtgaggtccagagctttctagaacagctggtcctatgtgtgtagtaccttctagaacagctggtcctatgtgtgtagtaccttctataacagctggtcctatgtgtgtagtaccttctataacagctggtcctatgtgtgtagtaccttctataacagctggtcctatgtgtgtagtaccttctataacagctggtcctatgtgtgtagtaccttctataacagctggtcctatgtgtgtagtacctctATAACAGctcgtcctatgtgtgtagcaccttctgttgctaaatgacaagccttcaaacatgtactgggttcaaggttcagaggtcaatatttcaaagcaggagtaatgtttcctcttcagactgacatatgttactGTCCAGGTTGAGAAGTTTCCAACGATGTCTTTGCTATAGTCTAcgacaacattttaattttttacatatcatggagaccactttgcagatgatactttattgtccccagaggGATACAGTATCTGccttgagttcaaatgcttcacacataacacttgacatattgttttatcatacagctgacatatacttactataaaaaacaacataaacaaattgatatgtagtcagactgaagcacatcacacagccacaatctattgctcatctttcacaaacagtgacaagagCAACACACAACCATATGATATATCATGAAGCTATTCCCCTGCAGCCtcaagcaacattatttaaagttttaccCTATTTTTTCTGCCAGAGGATAAGAGCTCATACCtggcatggagaataaagaCAGATCAGACCATATTCTCTGTGCTTGCCTGAAGAGACAGTCACCTGACAAGCAAGCTTTACATGAGATGTTTTTAGATATTGCCATGCTGACATATTAAAAtgctctgtaatgcagccttgtatAATATAAACCCTCTGATTCCCCGTGAGTCTgctctaaatgataacacacTTTCAACACGGGCCTTCCAGCCAGGTGTTGCCCATATGAACACCAAGGTGTCTATAGGAGCAGAGCCGATTGAttggttcatcatttatgacctcTGACCCATGTCACCACCCTTtcctcagtttgtgaaatggttgaaTGAGATTGTTGGCATGGCACCACTGCACACAGGTCTCTATTTCAGCAGAACATGCAAAAgtacctgtgtctgtgtgcattagGCTGAGGTAGAAGTGTgccaaaaatgacaaaacacatgttgtgtaTGCACATACCCATTCAAAGCTATATACATCTTAGTCTGTGAACAAAAACTCAGCAACAAtctgcttatttttttaatttcctgaaaatgCTTCCTAAAACTAATTAATTTTGAAAAGGTAGTCTCTCAGTAAAGGCTACAAAGGTTAGGATGGCTACAAGCTGTAACCACGGTGAGTGATatgaggatcatcttctgaatataattattaatatgttaggcctaccataaattgttatttcaaaaaagtaatttatttaaaacagcTAATAATACAGTGTGATGTTAAAGTCTCACACATTAATATGCTCATGTATTTTTCCCTTTAGTCTTTTGCTATTAACATTCATCAACCGCAAAATTAGaaaattgcatttttaaataacgatgcatggaaaataaagtaaaaaatgcttctctttgtaaatagtttattttttgtttttcacaacagtacaagtcaaaacaaatgcaattTAGTTAAACCACCCATTAGGCTGTATTTCTAAACACTGAACTGtagttttttatatatagaCCTAGTATTTTTCTGCGACAAGGCAAATCAAAGTGCTTagcataaaacactattttttcattattggtatttttattgtatatattcTCACGTACAACGTGAAGCAATCTTTCACAGACACAGAgcggtaattactacgtcacttccggagtcttcagctgatttttttaaacgttattacggtgcataacttactggaacaaaactgagctaggtgttgttgctggtgacaaaaccacagattttatatgtacattgaagcgatactggcgTTACACACCTGCTGATCACTGTCTGATTCTCTGAAATGAAAGCCCACACTGCATTGTGGGATGCGATGTGCCCAGCTCGGCCCATATCATAGTGTTCtgtctttttaatttttactgtaatatttcaccggtaggaagaccaaaataatattattaaaataaagaaatgtataccatgataacatctaatagcagctacacaccgggccgataatcggccgttggacagtctggcaaggtcagtgactcgagtctggttggtgtgttctgtgccatcgtccgttggaggagctgtcggccttcattttgtcgacagttggagacagggcagtcgggagtcacccggaaatggcaagcgggatgaccgtgactaagcctttcaaaaaaatcttttaaactgacttttgttgatctgaaatgaagacagattcaacaactgcacgacctatttctctcttaaaatgttttcagaaacacgttattttagtacaatacgagatcgtattctgaataagtcgccagtaatggccagttgaaaaatccaaaatccggaagcagcagccagacccacgtgacgcgtttctccaatcagctgccggttttcattttttgggcgacaatccagattagcgccgcctgctgttatggagacgtattacgtctcgtctcttcaatgtgttctgaggaactgttttgaccaactcggggagactgatcagccaactgccttttctgccgacggtcggccgtctggttggtgtgtaactgacttcatgttgatagatgtaatgttatagttttaaaaatatcaataaacaacaaagcaatccagcttccctggccgaaatagaccgaaataataacattaaaagaaatccattaaaccatgataagatctggtgaataaatgttgattaaaacagcggctAAAAGGctaaaaaataccaataatagcaaagctgtatccagcttctctgctgcagccggACTGGCAGAgagaatcgtgctgtgatcacgaaagatgcttcccattgaaacacattagtttaaaatttgTGACCCCATCATGTAAATCTGCTGCATTCccaatctctctcccacctttcctgtctatccactgtcactacaaaAAACGCctcaaaaataatcttaaaaaaaagaaagaaaaaaactgacTACCTGAAATGATGTAGTCTTGGACATaattttttgtaatttctttttaatttacaaTGGTCTTAATAAACCTTTGTAATGTTATAGGAGGTCAAAGAGGTTAAAGTATGGTAACAAAGTCCTCAGAAAGTGAATCTTCAAAGTAAAGTTGGGATtgttttttagtgtgtgtgtgtgtgtgtgtgtgtgtgtgtgtgtgtgtgtgtgtgtgtgtgtgtgtgtgtgtgtacccgaATGGGCCGGGAcgggttcagacagatatttagaaatgacatTTGGGCTTGGTCACATCAGCAtgaggcattgaacattttaaacttaaaaaagcctattatgtaggtgcgtgcCTGTGTTAACTAAAACAGGAGTTTTTCCACTGTTACATTTATGCATGCTCTTGAGGGAAtcattggaattgttgggtctttgtagtCTAGATCTACTCTATCTCTAAAgagtcctgagataactcctgttatgatttgatactattaataaaattgaattgaattgaaaacgtgcgcttgttgccccgtgtgcactgatgcgctcatctgttgattTTTCCGaattttttcttcaaaaattacagacatggccgattcgcacgggattaagatcacagacaacctcCGTAATTATTACAAATGACCAGAGGTCACAAGGTAATACTAATCCCATGCAAATAGGCCTATAGtcagaataatagtggaatattagtgtgcatgtaaacatactcaatgACAAACAGATAATGGAGTTGATTAAGACAGCCTTTCTTAAACTTTTTGGTGCCAAGGCCCAGTAATGGGGCCCacttatgtattttttttccggGGGAAAGAAAGACTATTTATTCATTATATGAAACATTTAATCAGTTATTTACAGTGACATTTAAGGAATTCTGTCTCTGTGACGTCTcatgtgtatttgtctgtctgtgtattgtCTCTGTCACCATCCTCATTTGTCTGTCTCTTTATTGTTGTCATCCTGAGTTGTCTGTCcctctgttttcattttcatcgactggtctgtctgtcctgtcatcATGGAACTCctcttttactgcagtaaatgaCAGAAACTAATCAGCTTCACTTCACACATAATTGACATTCCCTCAAATCATCTTGCCCTCATgtgacctgtgtgtgtatgtgtgtgtgtgtgtgtgtggttgagtgTGACAGAGATAGAGGGTATGCCGATATGAGGGGAGAGGTAAAAATATATTACTATAAGTAACTTTGAATACAATGCTGAACTTGCAGTGATTCATTAGCGTGGTTAGAGCAGCTTTATCTTGCTCTCTTCACATTTGTTTCTCTCCCACAGATCAGTCTGAACTTTCAACCATCTCAGTCAAAAAGTGAGTGGGCCATCTACCGGGTCTCACTGCTGTTTGTACCTTCCTAGAGGTCAACCCTGATTGTCTATTCCTGTATTTCGTCTTAGTTGCAGCAAGAGTTGAGAAGCCATCTCACTCAGTTGCGGGTATTCTCCTCCATAGGCCGGCCAGAACTCTGAAAGCTGCATCTTGTTGAAACAAGCTTGCAGCCCCCCGTCACATGACAACCTCAACAGTTTGTACTCTTCAAActggagtaaagtctggctcAAGTGTGCCCCCAATAGGATGCCCATGAGACCCAAGTCAACCTTGATCTCATCAGCCAGAGAAGAAAATAATGGGAACATATCATAAACTCCCTTGCTAACTCGATCTTTCCAGACGCTGAGCTTTTTATTGAATGCAGCGATTTTGTCACTGGCCTGGAAAATATCACATCTTTCCTTGCACTGATAGATTGAGCTGATTGAAACAGTCCAGTATATCTGAGAGGTAGGCCACTTTGGCAATCTATGCATCGTCTTGCAGGTGCACAGTaagatttgattttttttgggtCAAGAACGCCTTAATCTCTTGCCTAAGTTCATACACTCTGCTGAACACTTTCCCCCTGGACAACCAGTGGACATCTGCTTGTAAAAGCAAGTGACATTGTTGAGCCCCCATCTCCTCACACATGGCCACAAAAATGAGAGAGTTGGTAGCATTCGCCTTAATGAAGTTGACTATCTTCACCACTGTGTTGAGTACTTCATTCAGTTCAGGTGACATGTGTTTGGATGCCAGCACCTCGCGATGAATGAAACAGTGAGTTACCTGAACAGAGGGAGAAACCTGTTTGATTCGCGCCACCACACCTGTGTGCCTCCCTGTCATTGCTGCAGCCCCGTCAGTGCAGACTCcacctccccttccacctccagtcatcGTCACCCAACGGCACCCTGGGTCTTCCTCCTGCTGGACGCGCCGTCAACTCTTTCAGTCTGGTCTTCGGGCTCCTTCGCCGCCACCTCCAGTGTCTAGACACCATCGGGGGGATTGTCTTGGCTTCCTTACCCCTTTAAAAATTATATTATAACAATGGAGTCTAagctccaaagactgtacattgtATTATGCTTATGTACAATAaacctttgcatatctgcaaacaagtctctcctgattgaaatacagCGGTCCCACAGAAGCCCTTGCCCCATTATAGACTCATTAAGGACTCTAAATATTTCTCCAGCTGTTGTGTTCTGGGGCAGCATTTTACAAGAGAGACAGTCCTCGTTAAAACTACCATCATGCACGTAGCGGATATACATGAGGAGCATAGATGTGTTTGAGATGTCAGTTGTCTCATCTAACTGGATGGCAAACCAATCTGATGCAGGGGCTCTGTCTAACATTTGACACTCAATATCAGCGGCCATATCCTGGATTCTACGTGAAACAGTGTCATTAAACAGAGGGATTTAGCAGCTGGGCCTTAAACCTCACGTCAAGCATCCACAACTGAGGGCATAACTAGTTTATCACCAATAGTGAAAGGAGCATTGGATTTGGAGATGTGATGGGAGAGAAGGTAAGACGCTTTCAGTAGACTTTCGTTGTCTGTCAGATTGCTTTGCAGCACTTTGCTCTGTTTGGCCATtttcatctttctttcttttaaaaaaaatcctctgaCTTATCTTTGAGATGTGCGTACTTTGTCTCCAAATGTATGCACATTTTTGATGGTTTCATAGCTTCATTGCTGAGAACCATTTGGCAGATTACCCAGACAGGCTTTGGTGAGCAACTGTCGTTGGATATGAAACCAAATCAAATGTATGCAGGATCATAGTTGCGGTTGAATGGCAGATATTTTTTGGTCTTGGGTTCTTTGTTTGTCTTATTTGATTCATGTGTTGATGTGTTGAAGTAAGCGTCCAAGCGTTTTTTGCTTACAGCAGGCCATGTCTAATAGCTGGATTGAATTTTAGCGGGCTAGTGAAAGAGCGGTATCGGAGCTTCTCTTGTATTTCTCAGAGTGATTGAGTGACAGCAACAATTTTGAATATTGTTACAGTTTTTTGCAACTGCAACTTGCACAGTCTTCTGGGTATTAGAGTTTTTTTGAACAGCTACAGCAGACCTGCTGCAGCGTCTTTTATTTAGGCTAGTAGTATATGGCTGCAACACACATCACTAAACAAATCTGTCAGCACAGATTCTGATGATCAAAGTCCAAATCAAATTGAGTCGCTGATCCACTCCCCACCTTGATGATGGTTTAAAGACCGCATCACATCTTGGCGCTACTCAACCCCCTTGTGTGTGGCAGGCCAAAGAACCCGGCGATGTTCCGAGTCTGCAAGGTGAGGTGAAGCAAGCAGAGCTGGGAGGTTCTAGACACTGTGGGGTGGCTCCGgttcctgctcctcctccgtCTCACCAGTGACAGTGCTGAGCACTGCCTCTGTGCGTTGCTCAACTTGCTTTCTCCTTGTGCCGCCAATCTTGATCTGGTGGATCCTCAGACCTTTCAAGACCTTGCTGCAAAAACAGGATGCACTTGTTGTCTATAATCTATTGCTCATGATCTTTGCCAGAAAATCTGTCCGTGTGGGGTGCTCTCAGGCACCACTGGGGGTATCTTTCCACGGGGTAATCTGTAACTTAGTGTGGGTGCTCCCTCGCGGGAACTGCAGTTCGGGGTACTTGGGGAACCCTCACTGCCCTGGTAGCCGTCTCTCCGTTCTGTCCACTGTCTCTCCAGTTGTCACCATCCTATTCACAGTTGTTATCCAGCCTACCTGGAAGTCACTGGCCAGgccaaacttaaaaaaaaacatcttaaaaagaaacaatgtCGGAACGATTGTTGGAACAATGTCAAGAGACCTAGAGGAGGGGTGCATTTGGGAGACAATGTATGTGAGTTCTACCAATGAGATTGGGCTAAACTGGCAAGAGAAACATGGGCCGGAGAGTCAGCACCCGGGGTACAAAAAGGCAATATTAAGACATATATCAGTCATCATTTGAAAAGAGCGCTACAGGGTTATGGGGCAGGGTTTACCAATCTTTCGATTGTGCTAAATAATATTCTGTGATTTTCCTCATAGCAATCAATCAAAATggaaaaatacattgtgttaatAAATCAACACACAGTAAAAATGATTAACCAGTCCAATTCTGAGCAAAAGTGCCTCAAAGATGTTAAACTCACCAATGTCCGCTGATTATGGTTGCAGGTAATCTGGAACAGATTGCTACCATTTACTGTGGATTTATGAACGGGGACACATttctcaacacattctcactcccaacttgaCAATTACTAATGCCTGGTCAGGACCCCTTACTACTCCCTATCAATGTCGCTCTTCATTCAGCATCTTCCAGCACCGCGGTCGAGTTGCTGCTCTGCCTGATGGGTCAAAGGGTGCCTTTTGTGTCATGATCTAAAGTCCCTAGCAatggcaggaaatacgaccaACAGGAGTGTTTtccatcctcatatctaaatGTAACGGTCGCTGTTTTATTAGGTTTAGGCAGCAAAATGACTTGGTTCGGTTTAGGCAGAACACTCTACTTTAAAATCTGGGTTAAAATCTTTTTGTTTGTTACATTACCTCACTTCGTTATGCATgtgtaaagtaaaaaataactattattatattattttcaaacaagacacaaaccccggtctcctgggtgaaagtcttgacaGGACTACAACAGCCAATTGgaatatatattttgaattggaaAGATTACGTAATGGAGTACATGGTCAGGAAATTAGGTCAAACAATGCTGTGACTTCAGGCCTCAAGAGGTTGATGACGTTCTTCATATATTAGTAACTATTTTGGTTGAAAGGTTAATGAGATCCTTGGAGGGTGACGCAATCTTATAAAAACGTTCCACAGACTCAAACAGTTCACTTTCTGAAATTTGGAGATGAACACACACCAGGTGACTATCAAGGTCAGACACCTTTTGAAAGAGTAAGACACTTCAGTACAGGTTGGATGTTAGTATAATCATGAATGAAGATTTTATGGAAGCTAGCTATAAAATCTGCCTGTTTTATAACTGAACATTTAGTTTTAGACAACAATAATGGATGagttaaatgtaacatataTAACTCTGGGTGGGCATGTGGAAGTTGACAGATTcagatatgtttatttttttattatgttcatAGCATATATTCTAATATTATGCAGTAATTCTATTATTGTGTACATTATCTGGGTTCACCAACACCTCCATGAGCCTATGTATATTTTCATTGCAGCTTTGACACTAAACTGTATTCTTTACAGCACTGCTATCTATCCAAAGCTTTTGATTgactttttatctgaaaaacagatcatatcttattcagcctgtctctttcaatttcaaatattttactCTTTAGGCTGTTCAGAATTCTTCCTGTTGTCAGCTATGGCCTATGACagatatgtgtctatatgtaaaCCTCTGCAATATCACACTATCATGAGGAAAACCACAGTTGGTATTTTCCTGTTGTTTGCTTGGCTTGTGCCTGCGTGTCATGTTGCCGTCCTAACAATACTGAGTGCTGAAACAAAACTGTGTGACTCTACTTTAAAAGGAATATTTTGTAACAATTCAATTTACA
This window harbors:
- the LOC116046698 gene encoding olfactory receptor 4E1-like; translation: MDELNVTYITLGGHVEVDRFRYVYFFIMFIAYILILCSNSIIVYIIWVHQHLHEPMYIFIAALTLNCILYSTAIYPKLLIDFLSEKQIISYSACLFQFQIFYSLGCSEFFLLSAMAYDRYVSICKPLQYHTIMRKTTVGIFLLFAWLVPACHVAVLTILSAETKLCDSTLKGIFCNNSIYKLQCVTPRVITIHGVVSLIDLSILPMLFIIFTYTKIFIITYRSCREVRKKAAETCLPHLMVLISFSCLFAYDVIIARVQSNFPKTARLIMMLQIILYHPLFNPLIYGLKMKEISKHLKRLFCPAKFI